From the genome of Streptomyces sp. NBC_00704, one region includes:
- a CDS encoding 4Fe-4S ferredoxin, whose translation MKKLASSAALSERAERIARRSRADNWKKPPRRIEPSECITCDSCLRGCPAEFGAIFDRGLDVVIVPELCSGCPSCVLECPVDCIYVDEDWTPTDDAMWNHVELTAESAA comes from the coding sequence GTGAAGAAGCTTGCCTCGTCTGCCGCGCTGTCGGAGCGCGCCGAGCGCATCGCCCGGCGTTCGCGCGCCGACAACTGGAAGAAGCCGCCGCGGCGCATCGAGCCGTCCGAGTGCATCACCTGCGACAGCTGCCTGCGCGGCTGTCCCGCGGAGTTCGGCGCCATCTTCGACCGCGGCCTGGACGTGGTGATCGTCCCCGAACTGTGCTCGGGCTGTCCCTCCTGCGTCCTGGAGTGCCCGGTCGACTGCATCTACGTCGACGAGGACTGGACCCCGACCGACGACGCGATGTGGAACCACGTCGAGCTGACCGCCGAGAGTGCCGCATGA
- a CDS encoding methyltransferase, producing the protein MPLPPARVVRAVEAVRTALQRLARKLAPAPFSLLEMVQGAMLSQAIYAAAELRVAEALRDGPLPVARLAGRVGAHPETLHRLLRLLASNGIFAERKDGSFALTPMAEALLEDAPMSMRGIAVLMGHPVHWEDWSHFVDAVRSGEPSLPKLRGMTAFEFLEAKPEYGEVFMKGMGAMSATETEPLLAAYDFSRFGTVVDFCAGRGELLAGILRKSPGVRGILADPRVAENGAARYLAEQQVADRCEVVAADLFGPVPEGGDVYVLKHIVHDWPEEKALEILRNVRAAMRPGGTLLLMEMVVPDKANSAHASKLVDLWLMLLVGGKERTAAQYKGLLADAGFRLERVVETAGAISVVEASVR; encoded by the coding sequence ATGCCGCTGCCGCCCGCCCGTGTCGTCCGAGCCGTCGAAGCCGTGCGCACCGCCCTGCAGAGGCTGGCCCGCAAGCTCGCCCCCGCACCGTTCTCGCTGCTCGAAATGGTCCAGGGCGCCATGCTCAGCCAGGCCATCTACGCCGCCGCCGAACTGCGCGTGGCCGAGGCGCTGCGCGACGGCCCGCTGCCCGTCGCGCGGCTCGCCGGACGGGTCGGCGCCCACCCGGAGACACTGCACCGGCTGCTGCGGCTGCTCGCCTCCAACGGGATCTTCGCCGAGCGCAAGGACGGCAGCTTCGCGCTGACGCCCATGGCGGAGGCGCTCCTGGAGGACGCCCCGATGTCGATGCGCGGCATCGCGGTGCTCATGGGCCACCCCGTCCACTGGGAGGACTGGTCGCACTTCGTCGACGCGGTGCGCTCCGGCGAGCCCAGCCTGCCCAAGCTGCGCGGCATGACGGCCTTCGAGTTCCTGGAGGCCAAGCCGGAGTACGGCGAGGTGTTCATGAAGGGCATGGGCGCCATGTCCGCCACCGAGACCGAACCGCTCCTGGCCGCCTACGACTTCTCCCGGTTCGGCACGGTCGTGGACTTCTGCGCCGGGCGCGGCGAGCTGCTCGCGGGCATCCTCCGGAAGTCGCCGGGCGTCCGCGGGATCCTCGCCGACCCGCGGGTGGCGGAGAACGGCGCGGCGCGGTACCTGGCCGAGCAGCAGGTCGCCGACCGCTGCGAGGTGGTCGCCGCCGACCTGTTCGGGCCGGTGCCCGAGGGCGGGGACGTCTACGTCCTCAAGCACATCGTCCACGACTGGCCCGAGGAGAAGGCCCTGGAGATCCTGCGCAACGTCCGGGCCGCGATGCGGCCGGGCGGCACGCTGCTGCTGATGGAGATGGTCGTGCCGGACAAGGCGAACTCCGCGCACGCCTCGAAGCTGGTCGACCTGTGGCTGATGCTGCTCGTGGGCGGCAAGGAGCGCACCGCCGCGCAGTACAAGGGGCTGCTGGCCGACGCGGGCTTCCGGCTGGAGCGGGTGGTGGAGACCGCGGGGGCGATCTCGGTCGTCGAGGCGAGCGTCCGGTAA
- a CDS encoding FAD-dependent monooxygenase — MDADVIVVGAGPTGLMLAGELRLGGAEVIVLDKLAEPTGQSRGLGFTARAMEVFDQRGILPRFGQGESLEVSAVGHFGGVQFDFTSLEGAHFGARGIPQSQTEAVLAGWAADLGAVVHHGHEVLALADGFLDGDHAEVTVGTPDGVRRMRARYVVGCDGGKSTVRKLAGIGFPGTEATRAMFLADITGVDLKPRYLGETLPNGMVMAAPLKEGVHRIIVCPHGAAARSADDTVTFEEVAKAWEHITGEDISGGGAEWVSFFSDATRQAAEYRRGRVLLAGDAAHIHLPAGGQGLSTGVQDAANLGWKLAAVVTGRAGDALLDTYHAERHPVGRRLLMNTRAQGMVFLGGDQAEPLRSILTELTGHDVVRRHLAGVVSHLDIRYDLGDDGDGAHPLLGRRLARTALTGPDGPTDTFRLLHAGRGLLLDLADDAVVREAAAPWSGRVDVVTATASAPDGAVFAGAGAVLVRPDGHVAWTGAGGADGLDAALARWFGTPAGR, encoded by the coding sequence ATGGACGCCGACGTCATCGTCGTCGGGGCAGGTCCGACCGGGCTGATGCTCGCGGGCGAACTCCGCCTGGGCGGGGCCGAGGTGATCGTCCTCGACAAGCTGGCCGAGCCCACCGGCCAGTCCCGCGGTCTCGGCTTCACCGCCCGCGCCATGGAGGTGTTCGACCAGCGCGGCATCCTCCCCCGCTTCGGGCAGGGCGAGAGCCTGGAGGTCAGTGCCGTCGGCCACTTCGGCGGCGTGCAGTTCGACTTCACCTCCCTGGAGGGCGCGCACTTCGGCGCCCGCGGCATCCCGCAGAGCCAGACCGAGGCGGTCCTCGCCGGATGGGCCGCCGACCTGGGCGCCGTCGTCCACCACGGCCACGAGGTCCTCGCCCTCGCCGACGGCTTCCTGGACGGCGACCACGCCGAGGTCACCGTCGGCACCCCGGACGGCGTGCGGCGCATGCGCGCCCGCTATGTCGTCGGCTGCGACGGCGGCAAGAGCACGGTGCGCAAGCTCGCCGGGATCGGCTTCCCCGGCACCGAGGCGACCCGCGCCATGTTCCTCGCCGACATCACCGGCGTCGATCTCAAGCCCCGCTACCTGGGCGAGACCCTGCCCAACGGCATGGTGATGGCGGCCCCGCTCAAGGAGGGCGTGCACCGCATCATCGTGTGCCCGCACGGGGCCGCCGCGCGCAGCGCCGACGACACGGTCACCTTCGAGGAGGTCGCCAAGGCGTGGGAGCACATCACCGGCGAGGACATCAGCGGCGGCGGCGCCGAATGGGTCAGCTTCTTCAGCGACGCCACCCGCCAGGCCGCCGAGTACCGGCGCGGCCGGGTGCTGCTCGCCGGGGACGCCGCCCACATCCACCTGCCCGCCGGCGGACAGGGGCTGAGCACCGGCGTGCAGGACGCCGCCAACCTCGGCTGGAAGCTCGCCGCCGTCGTCACCGGCCGCGCCGGCGACGCGCTCCTCGACACGTACCACGCCGAGCGCCACCCGGTGGGCCGCCGTCTGCTGATGAACACCCGCGCGCAGGGCATGGTCTTCCTCGGCGGCGACCAGGCCGAGCCGCTGCGCAGCATCCTGACCGAACTCACCGGTCACGACGTGGTCCGCCGTCACCTGGCGGGCGTCGTCTCCCACCTCGACATCCGCTACGACCTCGGCGACGACGGCGACGGGGCGCACCCGCTGCTCGGCCGCCGCCTGGCCAGGACCGCGCTGACCGGGCCCGACGGCCCGACCGACACCTTCCGGCTGCTGCACGCCGGCCGCGGTCTGCTGCTGGACCTCGCCGACGACGCCGTGGTGCGCGAGGCGGCGGCGCCGTGGTCGGGCCGCGTCGACGTCGTCACGGCGACGGCCTCCGCGCCGGACGGCGCGGTGTTCGCGGGCGCCGGGGCGGTGCTGGTGCGCCCCGACGGGCACGTCGCCTGGACCGGGGCCGGGGGCGCCGACGGCCTCGACGCGGCCCTCGCCCGCTGGTTCGGCACGCCCGCCGGGCGCTGA
- a CDS encoding FAD-dependent oxidoreductase: MAAAPHRNPPPAPTGPARTVDTQVIVVGAGPVGLLLAGELALRGIQVTLVERRHGPTTQSRASTLHARTMELLDSRGLLADLGSPPREPRGHFGGIPLDLTLPGPYPGQWKVPQAKTESVLEEWALGLGADLRCGHTLHAVDDRGSHVEAAATDRHGALVTLRAGHLVACDGQDSTVRALTGAAFPGVPAVRELLRADVEGIDIPNRRFERLPGGLAVAARNPAGVTRVMVHEFGAAARARTDDPHFDEVAAAWKRVTGEDITGGTPLWVNHFDDENRLLTRYRHGRVLFAGDAAHRQMPIGGQALNLGLQDAYNLGWKLAATVDGAAPAALLDSYDTERAAVGAAVLGNIRAQALLLLGGPEAEPLRTVLAELVAGEEARARLAGMISGLDVRYDVGGPAHPLRGARLPYARLRTGDIVCTPADLLRSGRGLLLGLDGPPPRVGVPADRVDTVTAQAAPGSPLDGASAVLVRPDGHVAWAGGRDGDGLAEAVARWFGSP, encoded by the coding sequence GACGGTCGACACCCAGGTGATCGTCGTCGGCGCGGGCCCCGTCGGTCTGCTCCTCGCCGGTGAACTGGCCCTGCGCGGCATCCAGGTGACGCTCGTCGAGCGACGCCACGGCCCGACCACGCAGTCCCGCGCCTCCACCCTGCACGCCCGCACCATGGAACTGCTCGACAGCCGCGGCCTGCTCGCCGACCTCGGCAGCCCGCCGCGCGAGCCGCGCGGCCACTTCGGCGGCATCCCCCTCGACCTGACGCTGCCCGGCCCCTACCCCGGCCAGTGGAAGGTGCCGCAGGCCAAAACCGAGTCCGTGCTGGAGGAGTGGGCCCTCGGTCTCGGCGCCGACCTGCGGTGCGGGCACACCCTGCACGCCGTGGACGACCGCGGCTCCCACGTCGAGGCGGCCGCCACCGACCGCCACGGCGCCCTCGTCACCCTGCGCGCCGGCCATCTCGTCGCCTGCGACGGCCAGGACTCCACCGTGCGCGCCCTGACCGGCGCCGCCTTCCCCGGCGTCCCGGCCGTCCGCGAGCTGCTGCGCGCCGACGTCGAGGGCATCGACATCCCCAACCGCCGCTTCGAGCGGCTGCCCGGCGGTCTCGCCGTCGCCGCCCGCAACCCGGCCGGCGTGACCCGGGTGATGGTCCACGAGTTCGGCGCCGCGGCCCGCGCCCGCACGGACGACCCGCACTTCGACGAGGTCGCCGCCGCCTGGAAGCGGGTGACCGGCGAGGACATCACCGGCGGCACGCCCCTGTGGGTGAACCACTTCGACGACGAGAACCGGCTGCTGACCCGCTACCGGCACGGCCGGGTGCTGTTCGCCGGGGACGCCGCCCACCGGCAGATGCCCATCGGCGGCCAGGCCCTCAACCTCGGCCTCCAGGACGCCTACAACCTGGGCTGGAAGCTCGCCGCCACCGTCGACGGCGCCGCCCCCGCCGCCCTCCTGGACAGCTACGACACCGAACGCGCCGCGGTGGGCGCGGCCGTCCTCGGCAACATCCGCGCCCAGGCCCTGCTGCTGCTCGGCGGCCCCGAGGCGGAGCCGCTGCGCACGGTCCTCGCCGAACTCGTCGCGGGCGAGGAGGCGCGCGCCCGCCTCGCCGGGATGATCAGCGGTCTCGACGTCCGCTACGACGTCGGCGGCCCCGCGCATCCGCTGCGCGGAGCCCGCCTGCCGTACGCCCGGCTGCGCACCGGCGACATCGTCTGCACCCCGGCCGACCTGCTGCGCTCCGGGCGCGGGCTGCTCCTGGGACTGGACGGGCCGCCGCCGCGCGTGGGCGTCCCCGCCGACCGCGTCGACACGGTGACCGCGCAGGCGGCGCCCGGCTCGCCGCTCGACGGCGCGTCCGCCGTCCTGGTGCGGCCCGACGGCCATGTCGCCTGGGCCGGCGGCCGGGACGGGGACGGGCTCGCCGAGGCCGTCGCCCGGTGGTTCGGGTCCCCCTGA